The following proteins come from a genomic window of Lycium ferocissimum isolate CSIRO_LF1 chromosome 4, AGI_CSIRO_Lferr_CH_V1, whole genome shotgun sequence:
- the LOC132053992 gene encoding uncharacterized protein LOC132053992, translating into MSLMLKVQKVDMRVAEYLDEASRDRWARVYATVSRGWTMTSNIAECINKHLLAARELPIYDFLEDIEPSTEFVYTVHDGRRRFIINLSNKTCSCRMFQLDEIPCPHAWAVIKQKHLVVDDYCSDLFKPETVVKTYDIAVDPLPNEREWKISKDILDEVVLPPRYKRPPGRPKKRRDKPLHELMAGKKRHACKDLWTTWTQ; encoded by the exons ATGAGTTTGATGCTTAAGGTTCAGAAAGTAGATATGCGAGTTGCAGAGTATTTGGATGAAGCTAGTAGGGATAGGTGGGCTAGAGTTTATGCAACTGTTAGTCGAGGTTGGACAATGACTTCTAACATAGCGGAATGTATTAACAAACATCTTCTAGCTGCTAGAGAACTGCCGATATATGACTTTCTGGAAGAT ATTGAACCATCAACAGAATTTGTGTACACGGTACATGATGGACGAAGGCGTTTCATTATTAATCTGAGTAACAAAACATGCAGTTGTCGTATGTTTCAATTAGACGAAATCCCATGTCCGCATGCATGGGCTGTTATAAAACAGAAACatttggttgttgatgattattgCTCTGATTTATTCAAGCCGGAGACAGTTGTAAAGACATACGATATTGCTGTGGATCCTCTACCAAACGAGCGTGAATGGAAAATTTCAAAAGACATCTTGGATGAAGTGGTGTTGCCGCCGAGATACAAAAGACCACCTGGTAGGCCAAAGAAGAGGCGTGACAAACCTTTACATGAATTAATGGCTGGAAAAAAGAGACATGCTTGCAAAGACTTGTGGACAACTTGGACACAATAG
- the LOC132054651 gene encoding uncharacterized protein LOC132054651, producing the protein MSSSDGSDEFEDNSEYEEEEKYSEEHDEDEEHEDDEGDEDEHEDDEGDEDDEGDDEGDEDEHDPYVEEEGSRLFRLAYNAGMRNCGDMVPEWNYKNSTTAPMRIQWKCAYCDNDLGVHSLHSLETIRFMLGTLISLENVVLVCMTIGH; encoded by the exons ATGTCAAGCTCAGACGGCAGCGATGAATTTGAAGACAACAGTGAGTATGAGGAAGAGGAAAAATATAGTGAGGAACATGATGAAGATGAGGAACATGAAGATGATGAGGGCGACGAAGATGAACATGAAGATGATGAGGGCGATGAAGATGATGAGGGAGATGATGAGGGTGATGAAGATGAACATGATCCCTATGTAGAAGAGGAGGGGTCACGACTTTTCCGGCTAGCTTATAATGCCGGGATGAGAAACTGCGGTGATATGGTACCTGAGTGGAACTACAAAAATTCGACGACCGCACCTATGCGAATTCAG TGGAAATGTGCATACTGTGACAATGACTTGGGTGTTCATAGTCTCCATTCCTTAGAGACGATACGCTTCATGTTAGGAACACTCATTTCTCTGGAGAA tgtCGTTCTTGTTTGCATGACCATTGGGCATTAA
- the LOC132052602 gene encoding large ribosomal subunit protein uL6z/uL6y — MKTILSSETMDIPDGITIKVKAKQIEVEGPRGKLVRNFKHLNLDFQLIKDEETGQKKLKVEAWFGSRKTTAAIRTALSHVQNLITGVTKGYRYKMRFVYAHFPINASITGGNKSIEIRNFLGEKRVRKVDMLDGVTVLRSEKVKDELVLDGNDIELVSRSAALINQKCHVKNKDIRKFLDGIYVSEKGTIVEEE; from the exons ATGAAGACTATTCTGTCCTCAGAAACCATGGATATCCCAGACGGAATCACCATCAAGGTGAAAGCAAAGCAAATCGAAGTTGAAGGACCAAGGGGCAAACTCGTCCGTAACTTCAAGCATCTCAATCTGGATTTTCAACTAATCAAAGATGAGGAAACTGGACAGAAGAAATTGAAGGTTGAAGCTTGGTTTGGATCTCGTAAAACAACTGCTGCTATCCGTACAGCACTTAGCCATGTTCAGAATCTTATCACTGGTGTTACTAAGGGGTATAGGTACAAGATGAGGTTTGTGTATGCTCACTTTCCTATCAATGCTTCCATTACTGGTGGTAACAAGTCCATTGAAATCCGTAACTTTCTCGGCGAGAAAAGG GTTAGGAAAGTTGACATGCTTGATGGGGTAACAGTTCTTCGATCTGAGAAGGTTAAGGATGAGCTTGTATTGGATGGAAATGACATTGAGCTTGTCTCTCGCTCTGCAGCTCTCATTAACCAA AAATGCCATGTGAAGAACAAGGATATCCGAAAGTTTCTTGATGGTATCTACGTCAGTGAGAAGGGTAcaattgttgaagaagaatGA